The following proteins are encoded in a genomic region of Arachis stenosperma cultivar V10309 chromosome 4, arast.V10309.gnm1.PFL2, whole genome shotgun sequence:
- the LOC130976013 gene encoding uncharacterized protein At4g06744-like — MGRGTTTTNSLFFSSLLLLLSSLLFQNGVVYAQEKIASSEEEALGLFQERETLEIIIGGGSTPSPSPSPAPTPPDYTPCPPPPKPLSRLDKARKVLLNFTNYIVDPNRFTSNWCTQTFNTCNFNGIRCATYPGSNEPAVAGLDLNQAGIYGRNNKPLSLSGILDRIPELTFFHVNSNNFSGSVPKEIISYGFFFELDLSNNKLRGQFPMETLKNKNLVFLDLRFNNLIGPIPWQLFEMDLDVIFINNNKFNQFLPQNFGNTPARYLTFANNQLCGPIPRSIGKAANTLTEVLFLGNRFDGCLPYEIGNLKKAVVFDVSMNQLTGPIPYSFGCLRQIQFLNLAKNKFYGAVPENVCKLPGLINNGNLTLSNNYFTEVGPECRKLIKSRVLDLTNNCIPGLPNQRPQKECWEFLHSVKPCPNEKYLLSYAPCAGWKETENTEEVAAAPEPVTYNALKPHRLRL; from the exons ATGGGAAGAGGAACAACAACAACCAACTCCCTGTTTTTTTCGTCACTACTCTTATTACTatcttctctcttgttccaAAACGGCGTCGTTTACGCTCAAGAAAAGATAGCATCGTCAGAGGAAGAAGCATTGGGCTTATTTCAAGAAAGGGAGACACTTGAAATCATCATAGGAGGTGGAAGTACAccttccccttccccttcccctGCACCTACTCCACCCGATTATACGCCATGCCCTCCGCCACCGAAACCGCTGAGCCGCTTGGACAAAGCGCGAAAAGTGCTCCTCAACTTCACCAACTACATCGTAGACCCAAATCGTTTCACCAGTAACTGGTGCACGCAGACATTTAACACGTGCAATTTCAACGGAATTCGGTGCGCCACATACCCAGGCTCAAACGAACCTGCAGTTGCAGGGTTAGACCTCAACCAAGCCGGAATCTATGGCCGCAACAACAAACCTCTTTCCCTCTCTGGAATCTTGGACAGAATTCCAGAACTCACATTCTTCCATGTTAACTCCAACAACTTCTCCGGTTCCGTACCAAAGGAAATTATCAGTTACGGCTTTTTCTTCGAGCTTGATCTTAGCAACAACAAGCTTCGTGGTCAGTTTCCAATGGAAACGCTTAAGAACAAGAACCTAGTGTTCTTGGACCTCAGGTTCAACAACCTCATCGGCCCGATTCCATGGCAACTATTCGAAATGGATCTCGACGTGATtttcatcaacaacaacaagtTCAACCAGTTCCTCCCCCAGAATTTCGGAAATACCCCCGCAAG GTACCTGACCTTTGCCAACAATCAATTATGCGGTCCCATACCAAGGAGCATCGGCAAGGCAGCCAACACTCTGACGGAGGTGCTCTTCCTTGGGAACAGGTTTGATGGCTGCTTGCCGTACGAAATCGGAAACCTAAAGAAAGCAGTTGTGTTTGATGTGAGCATGAACCAATTAACAGGTCCAATACCGTACTCGTTTGGTTGCTTGAGGCAGATTCAATTCTTGAATCTTGCGAAAAACAAATTCTACGGTGCGGTTCCGGAGAACGTTTGCAAGCTTCCGGGGCTGATTAATAACGGAAACTTGACCCTGTCAAACAACTACTTCACAGAGGTTGGTCCTGAATGCAGGAAATTGATAAAGTCAAGGGTTTTGGATTTGACCAATAACTGTATTCCGGGTTTACCGAACCAGAGGCCGCAAAAAGAGTGTTGGGAGTTTCTTCATAGTGTGAAGCCTTGTCCCAATGAGAAGTATCTTTTGAGTTATGCACCTTGTGCGGGATGGAAGGAAACTGAGAACACGGAGGAGGTGGCAGCGGCGCCGGAGCCTGTTACTTATAACGCGCTCAAACCGCACCGGTTGAGACTTTGA